The sequence CAAGCGCAGTGATGCTCTGCTCTGTGTTGAGGTCGTAGAGCAGCGTCTCACCAGCGTCAAATGACACCACCACCTGGTTGGGGTCAGTGGCCACAAAGGCTACTGAGGTGGGTGTTCCGTGCTCTGGGAGAAGAAACGAGATGGTGTTGTTGTGAGAAATGGACGCAATACAAAGCTCAAAAGCACATCAACACGCTCAACACAGACAACTACCTTTCTCCTTATTGAAGACTGACAGGCAGGGAGCCGAGTTCTGGGGGTCCCAGACGCGAATGGTGCCATCGGCTGAGCACGAGGCAAGACGATGGTGAACTGCAGAGTAAGTTAGACCCCACACGCTGTCGTCGTGGCCGGCTAGTACACTGCTCTCGATGCCAGGATCTGGATGGACAAACGTacatattcaaaaaaagaagaggaaaaaaaaggaacactCTTCCAAATTGGAATATTACTATTACTCTGCAGTTGAGAATGACCGACCATAGTTATCGTAAGGATCCACATTTAGGTCTGGCATCTTCCAACATCTGATAGTTCCATCTAGACCCCCGCTGTAGCAGGAGTCTCCGTCCTCGCCCATGGTCAGAGATAGAACCGCTCCactagagagaaagaaagaagcatCAGTGGTTGCACTGCATCTGTGCATGTCAGTGACACGTTTGTGCACAAGGTGTGAATGTGTACCTCCTCTCACCTGTGTGCTCTAAATGTGTAGATAGGTTCAACATCCAACGCTGCGTTCCTGTGGAGGGATACGCTCTTATTAATTTGCTTGttagttttatttctttgctgcgtttgattttacatttgtCCGTTATCCGACCTCTTGCTGTCTTTGGAGTGAGTTATATGCGTAAAAACTGTGATATACATTTCTTGCTTTAAATTTCCTTTTGCTCCCTGTGGATCTTACTTTTTAGAGTGCATGGCCTTGTTGAGGTTCCACAGTTTTAGTGTTCCGTCCTCAGAGGCTGTGAGCAGCACCGCTTGGCTGGGGTGAAAGGTCAAAGCGCGGATGGCATCGAAGTGGCTACGTAGTGTGAAACGAGGGTTCCACGTCTTCTTGAACTCATCTCTGTTATCCTGCATCTGACgggacacacatttaaaaagagtCAATATGTGCACATTACGTGTATGTTGGATTACATGCCATGTATTGACCAGAACACATGTAATTACATCCATGGAGAGATCGTTGTCATTGGCAACGGTGAGATCAGCCAGTTCACCCAGGTTCATGTCCCCTCCTCCAACGGCATCCATAATGAAGACGTCAGAGGAGAAACCCAGGGCGCCACCTGCAGGTTtagaggtaaaagaaaaaaagcacaagtTATGGCAAAACATCATGGCCCTATAAATACAGGCTGAAATGAAGAGAATGATGTCTAGGTCTCTCTGGCAGGAGTCCATGCATCTTGTTTCCTTACTCCCACACTGTGTACCAGAggatatatttatatgtgtagGAGGAGTTTTGGAAGTTTAGCCCTACGCAGGCtttaaaattgaacaaaacGGTACCACACCTACATGTGTGGGTCAATATCTAAGCTAcaatcatgtgtgtgtgaaagtaaAGGATAGTCCATGttttatttggggggggggggggggggggggtctcttaCCTTCCCGGAGCGAGCCTGTCCCGATACAGAGGGGGGCGGGGTGGTTTAGGGGGGGAAGTCCGACATCATGCCTTGTAACTTGTTCCTGCGGTTCTCTGAACCCGGCAtgaggagagagacacaaaacatcCAGTCATGCAGAGGGGCGAAGGAAGGATGGACAGGCCAGCACACGGACAGATGAGAGACAGATGAGTGTAGACAGAGGCAAAAATATAGGACTTCATtctttaaatacacaacatACAATTTTTTGATTCTTTTTGTAAGAGGATGCAATCAATTAAGAGCACGAGGTAACAGTGTAAATATGACTCAAAGAATGAAATGTGGACACATAGAAAGAGAAGGCAGCATGCGGGATAACCTTTAAAAATGACCCCGCACCGCAGAAAATACATCTACAAACAGAGATGACAGCTACACAACTCTAAAGAGTCCCAGACTGGCAGCTCGTGAAACAGGACAGAGAGACGACAGGTGGTTGGGAAAAGAGGTTGGTTTTATTGACAAGAAGAGATGCCAAGACACAATGAGAAGTAAAAGATAAAAAGGTGagcagggagggagggggaaggaaaaaaagacaaatacactGGTGGCAGTGATTCGGACAGTGCTGGTGCTGATGAGGTTGCTATGGCAACAGCGTACCTAACTCCCGTCCGTCCCCCGAGATCCGGGCCTCTCCCGCCCCCTCCCCATCCTCCCCCGAGCCCAGGAAGTCAAATTCACTGAGGGCATCTTCCGAGTCGTCTtcgtcctcctcgtcctccGGGTCCAGGTCTGTGGTCATGGGCTCCGTACCCATCTGGACATGaggccagaaaagagaagaggtTGATGACGTTAGTCATGAATAAAGTTTATAGTTTGTGTTCTCACTTTTCCTCGTCTTCCTGAtttcatttctgtgttttgcGATTAACAATTttgatttactttttaaaaacaaacaaaaacatacaatttgCAACAAGAACATACACCAGACAAATAACCTTAGGCTAAATGGCACCTGGGTCCTTGAAATCCGACATGGGTTATCATGTATTGCCGTCCAAAattcctggaccttatcacaggaCATAAAGTAATTGGCCGTCCTCGGTCTTACATTTCCAATGATTTGGTGATAATTCAGACAAATTTGAAAGAATCCGAGGGAGTCCAATAGAAGTGATGCATAATCTTGAACTGAATGAGGCGCATCCTCACATCACGTGACTTAGTTTTAATATTCCCACAGATTCCCCACCCCCATTCGGTATAAGCAtagaaaagttgaaaaagaaaagttaccCCAAAACCCCATGACCTTTCCCATACTTCATCAACACCTTATCTAAACATTCTAGTGCCTTCGGCGTTGAATAACTGGATCCTAAAATCCCCACAAACAGATGGCGAATGTATCTAAAAAGATTGAGACTTGGGGATCTTAACTTCATTTCTAATCATTGATCATACCTTTACACGAGACTTCTTGTTCTTGTGCGATCCATCGATGCAGTCAGTGGCCATGCCTTGGAAGTCATCGTCCTCGTCACTGTCGTCTTCGTCATCATCCTCACAGCCATGCAGGAAGGGGATCTTATCGAGCACCGAGCCACCAAGACTTTCCTTAGAGCTTTCCTTGCCCGCGTTCctacaaatgcacacataatTATTCTGCATTCAGAGTTCAAAAAGATTTTTAGGACAATACCTTGCAGAGGAAGGCAGGATGACCTCAATTATACTTACATAATACCATGTTATAAAAGGTTTGGCCACAGCAGTCTACATTACAGTGTCTTTATTAGAACATGTATTttataatcataaaaaagtgTAATGAGTGCAACAACTATGAGTTTCATGTgggtttttttaactttccaaTACCAACACTAAAGTTATATTTCTATCCTGAAATATTAACACGGTTTTATCTTTACATGGCAAAATATGAATCTGCCTGAcaggtacagtacatacagtatttttttttctagttttttctCCCTCAATaacaggtaaaaaaaaccttaatagatgtcttttttttttaataatcttaCCATGTTCTCATGATGGAGGATGCCCTCCGTTTTAGACATCTTTTCTGCATCTTGTTCTGTTGGCTTTTGAGATGTGCTATTGTTTCACTGTCGTCACATTTCTGCTACAGACAAATGCTACTCACAAAGCAGCTTTATGATACAATGATGAAGTGTCTAATAAGTACTCCTACTTGTTATCTCAGCTGCACTTTAGTCACCTGcacatttttttgtagtttctAAGCATAGCACCGTTTATAACGATATTTCACTCACTAATACATACGTAGATCATCGTAAAGACTCGGTCTTTGTCAGATGATCTTAAGTGGAGAACCTACTCTGTGCAGTGGGATGTACGCACTACCTTTTGCACTGCAGTGCCCCATATAAGCATACCAGAATACCTAAAAGGTCATGTCTGTAAATAGATGAGATTATGTCATGGCATGGaaatggcccaatcccaaagtctgGACTCACAGTCTTAGGGACTGTGGTGCGTGTTCTCGCAAGGTAAACAACAGCTCGACACACAACCACGGACCGGGCTGGTTGTCCAACTTGTAAAATAAGAGTTTGAATAAATTTGGAATCAGGCAGCCGTCTCCTGTGCCTTGGCCGTGTGGAGAGcgacaaacttaaaatgaaaattcccAAACTggcaagtgtcagcaacatctttgttattaTATGTTGCCAAGGTAACATGTGATCttgtgaagtgctgtcccaattccatttatacagtggtgtgaaaaagtgtttgcccccttcctcatttcctgttcctttgcatgtttgtcacacgtaagtgttcggaacatcaaaccaatttaaacaatagtcaaggacaacacaagtaaacacaaaatgcaatttgtaaatgaaggtgtttattattaaggtgaaaaaaaatccaaaccatcatggccctttgtgaaaaagtgattgccctaacataataactggttgggcacccttagcagcaacaactgaaaccaagcgtttgcgataacgtgcaatgaggcttttacagcgtcctggaggaattttggcccactcatctttgcagaattgtcctaattcagttacattagagggttttcgagcatgaacggcctttttaaggtcataccacaacatctcaataggattcaggtcaggactttggctaggccactccaaagtcttcattttgtttttcttcagccattcggtggtggacttgctggtgtgtttaggatcattgtcctgctgcagaacccaagttcgtttcagcttgagtacacgaacagatggtcggacattctccttcaggatctttggtagacagcagaattcatagttcctttatcacggcaagttTCCAGGCCTGAAGAGCAAAActgccccagaccatcacactacaccaccatattttactgttggtataatgttcttttgaaatgcagtgttccttcccgccagatatacttggacacagaccttccaaagagttccacttttgtctcatcggtcacagaatgttgtcccaaaagtctggggatcatcaagacgtgtgtggagaaattgagacgagcttgatgttctttttgctagCAGTGGGTttttccttggaactctgccatgcaggccctTTTTGCCAGTCTtttctgatggtggaggcatgaacgctgacttaactgaggcaagtgaggcctgcagttctttggacgttgttgtggggggCTTGTGACctttggatgagtcgtcgctgcgctcttggggtaatttgggcAGCCGGCCATTCCTGGGAAGGttccactgttccatgtcttcgccatttgtggatatggtctcactgtggtttgctggattcccaaagcttggaaatggctttataaccctttccagagatagatctcaattactttctttctcaattgttcctgaatttctttgggtctcggcaggatgtgtagcttttaggaTCTTTTGGTGGACCTTACTGGGTCAAGCAGCTCCtttttaagtgatgccttgattgtgaacaggtgtggcaataatcaggcctgggtgtggctagagaaattgaactcaggtgtggacaaccacagttatagtatgttttaaggggggcaatcactttttcacacagggccatgatggtttggatttttttttcacctttaataaaacaccttcatttacaaattgcatttgtgtgacttgtgttgtccttgactattgtaaattggtttgatgttccgaaacacttaagtgtgacaaccatgcaaaggaacaggaaatgaggaagggggcaaacactttttcacaccactgtacctATCTGAGCACTGAAGGCCTCACACACTCAATgacttagcacctgagatcaatttagtctgtgagtctttagtccttagggctcactttgggattgggccaaaAAGGCCATATCTATAAAGGGGTGGTAAAAGAGTGAAAGCCTATGGTGTCAATATATGCCAACACAAGTTTGACAACAACTGACAAACTAGAACAAAGAACATGTCAATCTTTGTTTCACTCATATGAAGCGCCATGATTTCAGCCACCCCAGTCTCACCTCTTGATTTGTTCCTCTATCTGTCTGACCAACAACGATTCTCCACCTGCCCGGGGCTCAGGCTCAGGACAGGTTTCACTGGGCGGAGGCCCGTTAGCCTCGGGGCTGCTCCGCCCCAGCAACGAGCGCACACGCTTAGACCGCATGTCCAGGATGGTGTCTGAATAACCCACTTCCTCAAGATATCTACATTCACAggaaaaagcacacacaaacatttactTACACCCATATAACCTTATCTTTCTAGTCTAGATCTTACATTAAAGTAACAATGGAACACATTTTTATGgtactgagaaaaaaaataaaaaataaacaagctgATGACGGTGAGGTCTTACTTGCGTAGTAGCTGACGACCCTCCTTCCAGGACATCTGATTGGCTGGCTCAGAGTCTGAATCAGCCGGCCCATTGGGAACTACAGAAAATAGATTGGTCAATAGTGATGTAAgagcagaaaaagagaaaagcagaaaaattGAATTGCTCTGAAAATATAGCAGCAGCAACATAGTAATATATAAGGACTTGGTTAAACATACGCTGGTCTGCCTCTGTCTCTGGTTTCTTGTCTCCTGGACtctggtcacttcctgtctTCAGCTTCTGGTGCTTAGTCCTGCAACCCCACAAAACACCACATGAGGGGAGCATTACAACCGAATAAAGGAAACCTTTTCACTATCAAAACACTGTGCATTAAGACTTAATGACAGCAGGCTGAGTGGATAACAGACACAGTGAGCTCCCTGGCATTTGGCTTACCTCTCTTGTTTGAGGGCGTACTCCAGCATTTTAATCCGCCTCACCAGGTCCTGTTTCATATTCTCCTGTCCTTTCCTCTCACCCTGTAGGAACGCCACCTGAgcctaacacacacagacacagacacacacacacagacacacacacacacaaaaaagaaccttcaacaaaaaaaaaggcgcACACATACTACAACCACTCTTAATATATGATAAACCATCAATTCATAGTGACACCATAACTGCAGTGAATTGGCTAAAAAGCATGTGCAGTCTCAATTAAAGCTAGAAACACATTTAATATCAATAGAGATCCCAAGCAAAGACTGTGAATGCAAAAGTTTGATGTGACAAGCATAGCAAACATGACCTCTGAGAACCCAAAGGAATAAGTAGAGGGTTGTGGAACAGGGCTCTTATTTTTAACTTCTCCTAACCAAAGCCTCAGTGCGCATCTGCAGAAGTagaaaaacaagacacacaccAGCCAAAATTCAAATACCCTCTTTTGAGACACATCCTTCCTTTGTGTGCTTCCCCTTTCATTTTCCGACCGTTTCCTGCCTCTCTGAACTGATACAATGCTTACCTTGAGGAAAGATAAGTTGCCCATTCTTGTCATATGGCAAACaatttttgtgagaaaaaaaaataatgtgataaTAAGAATATTCAGAGTAACAACGCTGTCAAGATTTGACAAGGatcttttttgtgatcaaattatcctttttttttttttaaacgaggaCTACCTTTAGACAGGTTCTTCCTTTGGGTAAGGCATCATATGGCAACACTTGACAAAGATGTAAAAGGACTGCTGGATTGGATGAGAAAGATGTATACAAATTTGAAGCATGCTGTGTTTTTCACACATTGCTTCACAGTGGTCAGTTTTTGAGCAAAACTGTGGTTCACAACAAACATCATGCCCTCTGTTGGTTAGAGGAGAAAGATACCCCagtggaaaagaaaacaatgatCCTTGTTAGAAAAAAGGCCTACCTCTGTTTCTAATCTCAGGATTTCCATGCAGGTGATTGCACAATAGTTTTGCATTGtcactctctcctctttttttctctctgttctgGAGCATTAATAGGCCTACCGATTGTTTTATAGTCTAGTCTTTTTATAGTCTATTTTTCCTGCATGTCCCCGTCTGTGTTCATGAGTCTGCTCCCACACGCAAGTGCAGTTCTGTAAAACTAGAACAGTCTAAAAACACTCTCTCATGGGGCAGGGACTCAGCCTTCTTGAGAGGGTAGTCATTCACCAGggaaagtgcacacacacaataaagatAACTTAAAAGgaccaatatgtaatatatttactgtaataaatccaaaaattacCCCAGTGTGTCATCAGATAtataaggaaacatgctaaattgaaatactatcttttctgacaacaatgctaatggcagtattttctccttttgaaatttccattATGTGacagaatttctgtttgtgttttggcctgtgtgttgttaacatctgcccagtttgacagccaggccgggttgccagatatacctgtaaaaacgtaaatCCGGCACACTGTagctgtaacgttagtacagccaggaaagcagcaaacaaacaaacggaTCAATGGACCCAAAAGGATGCCGAGTTTGCtcatttcctcctgaacaggtagcttagcattagcttcaggctaatttatcaggGTTACAAGGGACAGGCATtgtatgtcatttcaacatttgtgtactcacactGAATTATACAACTAGAGTACCCGAGTTGGTTACTTGCAAAAACAAGCCAGTGAAGTGATCCTGAGTGATCCTGACTAATGCTTACCTTGCTAACAATGCTAACCATgttaaccctgctaactgctagctaacgttaccagaggACTGGCAAGCGGGCCATGGTTGTTTACGTGTAGCCTGTTCTGCGGTCGTAGCCGACAACGTTGACTTATTTTAAGCCAGTAGAGGGGGGCTGTAAATCAGGAAGAGAGGACTGTGAGTTTGCAGTGTGCTTAGAAATTGTTGCCATAATTCTAAAccaataaagtgtgttcagttGCGTAAAGAGGATGgcttgtactgcagtaactatttcaaacactagctgtcagtattacatattgcacctttgaTGTAGTTTATACTCGGCAAAGCCGATGACGAGCACATCAGTTCctgaaatatgtcaaaaataacaCATGAATCAACTGTGTTTATGTATACGGAGCACAGAAAGGATAGGTAAAAAAGCACAGCATTCATTTAACAAGCCAGGAAAAActagtaaaaaacaacaatctgcTTAGCCTTGTATAAACAGCTTTGCATTAGCATGTCATTTGGTGTAGTTATGTAGTTAATAAAAACAGCTAGCATAGGGTTAGCTGCAACAGCTAGTTAGCTGCACATTTCCAGCTTCACACAAATAGTAATTGTgcagttgttgtgttttgtaataGTACACGCAATACtgtatttgtacattttacaCAAGCAGAAACCCTTGTTCCAATGCGACATATCCAGATGTAAAGGCTAACATGCTAAAGTACAAGAAGAGCTTAACTGTTTTGCTTGCTGGGCAGTGTCAGAGTGAGGTATCACAAAACAGCATGTACATTATATACCGAGCACTATTAATGGTTGAAAACCAATGGAACATGTATGTTCACAATAAAATGACATCTTCAAAGTGAAATGGCAAAACATTTGGTTCTTTCAATGAGaagcatccacaacaatgaCAAATAACTGTTCTAATACTGTGGCCTGCAGTGGGTTAAGTAGAGCCAACTTGGGTAAAATCAGTCAAATTCAAGCAGGTGCATGGTGGAACATGAGGTCCTctgtaaacaaataaacaaatatttaacaCAAACTCCTCAGTGTACTAACTCGGACGCCCATGAGCAGGGCACCAAAACCCCAACTGCTTCGAGCGGCGACTATGTGGCAGCCCCTTTGCTCTGGCACctctccattaatgcatgtatgtgtcctgtgtgtaattacagtaataacaacagagtgtaaaaaaaactttacttcCCATTGAGGGAGTAATAAagcctttcttcttctttttggagggtaaaaaaaacctcattgtCAGTTAAAAACTGTGGGAAAGACCATGCCTAAAACTCATGGAGTGAAAACTAGCTGCAGATAAGTGAATTCTAAGCTCGTCACCTTATAAAAAGCTCTTATATAGGCCTACATCAcactgaacaaaacaaaaagcttgaagcagcagcagcgtaCTTAGGACAATCATAGTATACAACAGGCATTTGATCATTTACTGATGTACATTTGAACAATTGCTTTACTCAATTAAACAAAGTCAACAGTCGGTGACTAAAAGTCTTCACACTAAATTATacaaatcaacacacacacccctacacacacacccacacacgttCCTAGAAGGACAGGTTCCTGGGATTGCCCACAACCTTAAATCCCTGACAGTGCTTTGTCGGCCCAAGATAGAGCCAAGGCTGCATGtgtacagacaaacaaacacacatttaaatactATCATGAGAATGAATGCACACTGTAAGAGCTTACCTTTGCCTGATACAGGTAGCCAAGACAGAGGGATACAAGTGTCAAAGGGTTTATTGCTGTCTGTCATTCTTTGACTATTACTTAACTACACATTCTTTGGCTCTGACCTGGTTTTTCTTGCTCTTCCTTTACACAGTATTTGCCTTTGAAGGTGGTAGGCAGCACACACTATTATATGGACAAGAACAGATACAGCTTTCAATAGATTAgcttgtggggaaaaaaaaggtccCAAAACTAACCGCTCCCATCAAGGTGTGTGAATAAACAAAGAACTATCCACTAGTTTTAATAcaaatttgtgttgttttttagctttcactggtCTGAATCAATCTGCTTTGTGTCTGGTTCAGACAGACAAGGTGTTTTTATCAAGTGACTGACACTTTAAATACAGAAAGAGCCCAAATGGAGCAGCAGGTCAAAAGAAATCACAGTATTTATAAAGAAAGGTGAATtcaattaaaatattgtttcaTGTTTAAATTAATCCATATCAAATAGTAACAAAGTGATTTGTTAGTCTTTTTGGTGTCATTTGATTTAGCCCTGTTAACATCCACACTGCGGTTATTTTCACCGTATTATGTTGGTAACCTAACACAGTACAAAGGAACCTTGTTGCGAGCAAACCAAGGGGTTAAGCGAGCATCCGGAAAGCTTACCTCCTATGGGGAGAATCTTAGgcaacaagccatcacctgccgttaacATTCCATtaactcccattcattttggagtCACTTCGACAGCGAATAACTGTGGGTGGGTTTTCCTCTGCGTGGCCAACTGCTGCGGACCTTTCAGGAGTTTGTTGAAGCATAGAGAGCTGACACATTTAGCCTTTTCTGTCNNNNNNNNNNTACTAGATGCAGAACAGGGTCAAGGCCAGCTTTCTTCCTCCACTGGCCACCCTCCATCTTCTCATCCCCACATCCCCATGAGAGAATCCATGAGCCAACAAGTAGAGCAATGAAAGATTCTGGGACAGTATTCTTTGATGGAGcgtgtcagagtgtgtgtggtatTTAGCTCAAGTATGACATCCTAAAAAGTTGGGCTGGCTGCCTATGTTTGATTAGAAGATGCAAGATAAGCATTGGGAAGCAAAAATACTGCATGTCATGAATGTGTTTGAATGAgaggaaataaatgaaataaactgaAAAGTACAATACGAAGGGGAGAATTACAGACAGATAAAAAGAAAGGTAACATCCTAAAAACACATTGGAACGTATAaaacaggagtgtgtgtgtgggtggagaCATACACTGTAATAATGCAGTAGTATATGAATGTCATATGTGTCATATGTGTGGCTAAGAGCGCAGCGCTATTAATTAGAAATGTGTACCCAGGGGCCCCTAGGGCCACAATCAACAGGAAGTGATGTAATCTAGGTCACCAGTGATCTATTCCACACAACTACTGCCACTGTTTATACACTTAAATagctaaaaatgaaaataatacaaGGAGGAACAGGTAAATGTCTGCCCTTTCCCTGTAGAAGAAGAGTAGTAACTTGGTTCGATGTCTGTTTGACTATTAAATTATAATGAGGAACTGGCCACAACAAGCTTGTTCAGGCACAGTGCAGGAGTAGTGTAATTTGATAGAATACACTGAAAAAAGCTTCTGGTGTGCCTGAAGGACGGAGAGACAAAGCCACTGCCACCTGTCCCCCGTGCTGCTGTCCCATAGTCGTGCTGGGACGTCCCACCTTGCCCAGTATGGGGAGGGCCTTAATTCCTGGCATGTCACTGGAGACAAGACACCACAGGTGGCCTTTCACACTAGAAACACACTTACAGAGACAGCACATGTGTTACAGTCTCACAGAGACACGCTAAGCTTCAAATGTCCACGTGGTCGCACAAAGAGTCACATAGTCGCAAGATGATAGTGTTGTGCCATCTTAATTATTGGTGATGGTTTTTGCTGCTGCTGACATCTAAGATTTTGAGTGCAGCTTCCTTACGAATACCATAAGAGTTAAAAATGTCATGTGTAGTCGACATGTGAGCAGGCTATGAACACATGTTTGTACAGTATGGTGCTAACTGCACAGGACATGGCCAGGGGGAGCGTGCTAACTGGCCTTTACAGAGACCTGCCAGCATGCTGGCAACAAAAGCCATAGGCTGTGGGTGTTAAAATGTAAGCTAGGTCAACTTTTCAGTCTGGCACTCCAGCtaccctctttttctctctctcagcacAGGACGTGGTGCTAATTGTACCCATGAAACCGGACCACGTGCAGCAAATACGCACACTCAAACAAAGTTCCATAACAAGCACTAATGGCGTGTCGGACATAGCGATGGCCCGCTTCTGCCTTTCAATCCCACTCGACTATAAAAGCAGCGGACACAACCAATGTGTTATTGTTCATCCATTTTTTATTGAAAGACTCCTATTTTTAGCTACATAAGTTTGAGTAGGGGGCAAAGTGAGAAGCAGAGTGATAAAAGAGAGGCAATGATATgaattttttgttt comes from Etheostoma spectabile isolate EspeVRDwgs_2016 chromosome 3, UIUC_Espe_1.0, whole genome shotgun sequence and encodes:
- the strn4 gene encoding LOW QUALITY PROTEIN: striatin-4 (The sequence of the model RefSeq protein was modified relative to this genomic sequence to represent the inferred CDS: substituted 1 base at 1 genomic stop codon); its protein translation is MEADRSGGGPNPNSGGGGSSSGAGRNPNGPKAAPGQPTSAAATGALAAAVAMAGSSQARELQDGDSCMTLPGILHFIQYEWGRFQAEKYRWEAERDELRAQVAFLQGERKGQENMKQDLVRRIKMLEYALKQERTKHQKLKTGSDQSPGDKKPETEADQLPNGPADSDSEPANQMSWKEGRQLLRKYLEEVGYSDTILDMRSKRVRSLLGRSSPEANGPPPSETCPEPEPRAGGESLLVRQIEEQIKRNAGKESSKESLGGSVLDKIPFLHGCEDDDEDDSDEDDDFQGMATDCIDGSHKNKKSRVKMGTEPMTTDLDPEDEEDEDDSEDALSEFDFLGSGEDGEGAGEARISGDGRELGSENRRNKLQGMMSDFPPXTTPPPSVSGQARSGKGGALGFSSDVFIMDAVGGGDMNLGELADLTVANDNDLSMDMQDNRDEFKKTWNPRFTLRSHFDAIRALTFHPSQAVLLTASEDGTLKLWNLNKAMHSKKNAALDVEPIYTFRAHSGAVLSLTMGEDGDSCYSGGLDGTIRCWKMPDLNVDPYDNYDPGIESSVLAGHDDSVWGLTYSAVHHRLASCSADGTIRVWDPQNSAPCLSVFNKEKEHGTPTSVAFVATDPNQVVVSFDAGETLLYDLNTEQSITALETQTKDGSELINRVVSHPSEPVSITAHENRTIRFLDNKTGKVVHSMVAHLDAVTCLTTDPKGTYLISGSHDCSVRLWMLDNRTCVQEITAHRKKHDEAIHDVAFHSSQPFIASAGSDALAKIFV